The Fortiea contorta PCC 7126 genome has a segment encoding these proteins:
- a CDS encoding Uma2 family endonuclease, giving the protein MKTLAKWTVDDYHRMIAAGILNNRRVELLAGEIVEMAPETPIHYNTAKRNAKYLENLLAEKADVRFNGPITLQNSEPEPDIAIVRPLDSVYNNRHPELEDIFWLIEIAKTNQKKDLELKTTIYATALIQEYWVIDLSSKQMTIFHQPESGKYLIQQVIYQGGISPLAFPEIQISIEQLLN; this is encoded by the coding sequence ATGAAAACCCTAGCAAAATGGACAGTAGACGACTATCACCGCATGATTGCGGCGGGAATCTTAAATAATCGCCGTGTGGAATTACTCGCCGGGGAAATTGTAGAAATGGCACCAGAAACCCCGATACATTACAACACCGCAAAGCGAAACGCGAAATACCTAGAAAATTTATTAGCAGAAAAAGCAGATGTCCGCTTTAATGGCCCGATAACCCTACAAAATTCAGAGCCTGAACCAGATATCGCTATTGTTAGACCACTGGATTCTGTATACAATAACCGTCATCCCGAACTAGAAGATATCTTTTGGTTAATAGAAATTGCTAAAACGAACCAAAAAAAAGACCTAGAACTGAAAACAACAATCTACGCCACTGCTCTTATACAAGAATATTGGGTTATAGATTTATCTAGCAAGCAAATGACCATATTTCACCAACCTGAAAGTGGTAAATATCTTATTCAGCAGGTCATCTATCAAGGGGGAATTTCCCCATTAGCTTTTCCAGAAATTCAAATATCAATAGAACAACTTTTAAATTGA
- a CDS encoding DUF4429 domain-containing protein has protein sequence MATSQPNPIELAKQGNVQAITFLINRSLQSKGITAQTVLKDDCLQIMLEAVQIPDQKTLASFINTGVTALKIVSIKKLMVYGRQVGEEIPAWKQEFEIYEQTVSSPNSAINKPNSQSNTAQINISENSKSQATLPEQLSSNLKNEVQQRNVAVKDAFILECQGENGILVLTEMKITIKRLGGFLSPYKKGEKHIYYKDILDFQYKKSKTFSPGYIYFQVSGLKKEITFFEANASENAVTFLNEQVKTFENAKDIIVQKVNPHKYEESISENKNRQMDIVVDDQVLLECQGENGILVLTETKITIKRTDGFISPHKKGEKHIYYKDILDFQYQKSNLLSPGYIYLQLSGFAKEITFFEANASENAVTFQNEKLTSFEKLKDILVQKVNPHKYENIFEGRSGILILTQTGIIIKRKRSGVLLSGHTASEKNIPYKSITAVQFKRAGITVGFIQFTLTGGVEAKGGVFEAVTDENTVTFADEEKTKEFEKAKNIIEERILAASGAASVSNNMNDLEQLEKLASLKNKGIISEEEFQAKKKQILGL, from the coding sequence ATGGCTACCTCACAACCCAATCCTATAGAACTTGCTAAACAAGGTAATGTACAAGCGATCACTTTTTTGATCAATCGTTCCCTTCAATCGAAAGGTATCACGGCACAAACTGTTCTCAAGGATGATTGTTTACAAATCATGCTAGAAGCAGTTCAGATACCAGATCAGAAGACTCTAGCCTCCTTTATTAACACAGGTGTTACAGCTTTAAAAATTGTATCAATCAAGAAGCTAATGGTCTATGGACGACAGGTAGGTGAAGAGATTCCTGCTTGGAAGCAAGAGTTTGAAATTTATGAACAAACTGTATCTTCACCAAATTCAGCAATCAATAAGCCGAATTCACAGTCAAATACTGCACAGATCAATATTTCTGAAAACAGTAAATCTCAAGCAACATTGCCAGAACAATTAAGCTCCAATTTAAAAAATGAAGTTCAGCAAAGGAATGTGGCAGTTAAAGATGCCTTTATATTGGAATGTCAAGGAGAAAATGGAATTCTTGTGTTGACTGAAATGAAGATAACAATAAAACGACTAGGTGGTTTTTTGAGTCCTTATAAAAAAGGAGAGAAACATATTTACTACAAGGATATCTTAGATTTTCAATATAAAAAATCAAAAACTTTTTCACCAGGTTACATCTATTTCCAAGTATCGGGGTTGAAAAAGGAAATAACTTTTTTTGAAGCCAACGCTAGTGAGAATGCTGTTACTTTTTTGAATGAACAAGTAAAAACTTTTGAAAACGCAAAGGATATTATCGTTCAAAAAGTAAATCCACACAAGTATGAAGAATCTATTTCAGAAAATAAAAATCGTCAAATGGATATAGTAGTCGATGATCAAGTTTTGTTGGAATGTCAAGGAGAAAATGGTATTCTTGTACTGACTGAAACGAAGATAACAATAAAGCGTACAGATGGATTCATAAGTCCTCATAAAAAGGGAGAAAAACATATTTACTACAAGGATATTTTAGATTTTCAGTATCAAAAATCCAATTTACTTTCACCTGGTTATATTTATTTACAATTATCAGGTTTTGCAAAAGAAATAACTTTTTTCGAAGCCAATGCTAGTGAAAATGCTGTTACTTTTCAGAATGAAAAATTAACAAGTTTTGAAAAATTAAAGGATATTCTTGTTCAAAAAGTAAATCCACACAAGTATGAAAATATATTTGAAGGAAGAAGTGGAATTCTAATACTGACGCAAACAGGAATTATTATTAAGAGAAAGAGAAGTGGAGTTTTATTGAGCGGTCATACTGCTAGTGAGAAAAATATTCCGTACAAAAGCATCACTGCTGTGCAATTCAAAAGGGCTGGTATAACTGTAGGCTTTATTCAATTTACACTGACAGGAGGCGTAGAAGCAAAAGGCGGTGTGTTTGAAGCTGTTACAGATGAGAACACAGTTACCTTTGCAGATGAAGAGAAAACCAAAGAATTTGAGAAAGCTAAAAACATTATCGAAGAGAGAATCCTCGCGGCTAGTGGTGCTGCTTCTGTATCCAACAACATGAATGACTTAGAACAGTTAGAAAAACTAGCATCTTTGAAAAATAAAGGGATTATTTCTGAGGAAGAGTTTCAAGCCAAGAAAAAACAGATTCTTGGGTTGTGA
- a CDS encoding helix-turn-helix domain-containing protein: protein MGYVRLKIRELAEERGWTLKDVADRSGVNYNTVRSYVQRGSLNTVDLSAVFKIARAFEVTLEELVEVVEE from the coding sequence ATGGGCTACGTTAGGTTAAAGATTAGAGAGCTAGCTGAAGAGAGAGGTTGGACACTAAAAGATGTTGCTGACCGATCTGGAGTCAACTACAACACTGTCAGAAGCTATGTCCAACGTGGCTCTCTCAACACCGTTGACCTATCTGCTGTATTTAAAATAGCCCGTGCGTTTGAAGTGACTTTAGAAGAATTGGTGGAAGTTGTAGAAGAGTAA
- a CDS encoding ABC transporter permease: MQRYLKVLRLFWVTSIAAEMEYRINFILATLSSLGNMSGSLFGLFLFYRTGYTFAGWSWDAALIVLGIFTLLQGFSATFLAPNLNRIVSHVQRGTLDFVLLKPIHSQFWLSTHTLSPWGIPDLIFGSVIIGYAGQKLDLEISNYLVSAIPLFFGIVILYSLWFMLGATSIWFVKIYNATEVLRGLLEAGRYPIAAYPTAYRFFFTFVVPVSFLTTLPAEAMLGGAQLNLYVGAAVLALALFLVSNWFWGFALRFYTSASS; this comes from the coding sequence ATGCAAAGATATTTAAAGGTACTGAGACTATTTTGGGTAACATCGATAGCAGCTGAAATGGAGTACCGCATCAACTTTATTTTGGCTACCCTCAGCAGCTTGGGTAATATGAGTGGGAGTCTGTTTGGGTTATTTTTGTTTTACCGTACTGGCTACACTTTTGCAGGCTGGTCATGGGATGCAGCTTTGATTGTTTTGGGAATTTTTACCCTGTTGCAAGGATTTTCAGCCACTTTTTTAGCCCCCAACTTGAATCGCATCGTCAGCCACGTGCAACGAGGTACTCTAGATTTCGTGTTACTCAAGCCTATCCATAGTCAGTTCTGGCTTTCCACCCACACCCTTTCTCCTTGGGGAATCCCTGACCTCATATTTGGTAGCGTCATCATTGGCTATGCAGGTCAAAAACTTGATTTGGAAATTAGCAACTACTTGGTTAGTGCCATACCGTTGTTTTTTGGTATAGTCATTCTCTACAGTTTGTGGTTTATGCTGGGAGCAACCAGTATTTGGTTTGTAAAAATATACAATGCAACAGAGGTATTACGGGGTTTGTTGGAAGCTGGAAGATATCCGATAGCAGCATATCCTACTGCTTACCGCTTCTTTTTTACCTTTGTAGTACCTGTGAGTTTTTTAACTACATTACCAGCAGAAGCCATGCTTGGCGGTGCTCAACTCAACCTGTATGTGGGCGCAGCGGTGTTAGCGCTAGCACTGTTTTTAGTTTCCAATTGGTTTTGGGGCTTTGCCTTGCGGTTTTATACTAGTGCTTCGAGTTAG
- a CDS encoding DedA family protein, protein MHFDLPQLIKSLGYLGIWGIVFAESGLLIGFFLPGDSLLFTAGFLASVPKSQLNIWVLIFGAFVCAVLGDNIGYATGHKLGRRFFQKEDSWLFNKKHLVKTQDFYEKYGKKTLVLARFVPIVRTFAPIVAGIGAMHYRTFMSYNLIGGFLWTFAITLLGFFLGKSLPPEKVDEYLLPIIGLIVLASLVPSFIHLIKENRANKS, encoded by the coding sequence ATGCATTTTGATTTACCACAGCTGATTAAATCACTGGGTTATCTGGGAATATGGGGTATTGTGTTTGCCGAATCTGGTTTGTTGATTGGTTTTTTTCTACCTGGGGATAGTTTACTGTTTACTGCCGGGTTTTTAGCATCTGTGCCAAAATCTCAACTTAATATTTGGGTGCTGATTTTTGGTGCTTTTGTTTGTGCAGTGCTTGGCGATAATATCGGCTACGCTACAGGACACAAATTGGGACGCAGATTTTTTCAGAAGGAAGATTCATGGTTGTTTAATAAAAAACACTTGGTAAAAACCCAAGATTTTTATGAGAAGTACGGCAAGAAGACACTAGTTTTAGCAAGGTTTGTACCGATTGTGCGAACTTTTGCGCCAATTGTAGCCGGTATTGGTGCTATGCATTATCGGACGTTTATGTCTTACAACTTAATTGGCGGCTTTTTGTGGACTTTCGCAATTACCCTGTTAGGGTTTTTTTTGGGAAAATCTCTACCACCGGAAAAAGTAGATGAGTATTTATTACCAATTATTGGATTAATTGTATTGGCTTCTTTAGTGCCATCATTTATTCATTTAATTAAAGAAAATAGAGCCAACAAATCATAA
- a CDS encoding class I SAM-dependent methyltransferase has protein sequence MSKNTFPNPYGSNIPNSDKWQQRVAQVAYRFNRQYQNQTFELPTEVQEMPIYREWITGLLPGKIASPFWEIAQPQKNQYCLDIGCGVSFLIYPWRDWQAFFYGQEISNIARDTLNSRGSQLNSKLFKGVELGQADRLNYSSGQFDLAIATGFSPYFPLEYWREVLLEVKRVLKPGGQFVFDFLNPEKPLAEDWAVLETYLGAEAFLEPVTEWEKTIKAAGAKVVTRQSGELFELCKVRF, from the coding sequence ATGTCTAAAAACACCTTTCCTAACCCTTATGGGAGTAATATTCCTAACTCAGATAAATGGCAACAAAGGGTAGCACAGGTAGCGTATCGCTTTAATCGACAGTATCAAAATCAAACATTTGAACTGCCAACAGAAGTCCAAGAAATGCCCATATATCGGGAATGGATTACTGGCCTTTTACCAGGAAAAATCGCTTCTCCTTTTTGGGAAATTGCTCAACCGCAAAAGAACCAGTACTGTTTAGATATTGGCTGCGGTGTCAGCTTTTTAATTTATCCTTGGCGAGATTGGCAAGCATTTTTTTACGGTCAAGAAATTAGTAACATTGCTAGAGATACACTAAATTCTCGTGGTTCCCAGTTAAATTCAAAGCTATTTAAGGGTGTAGAATTAGGACAGGCTGACCGTTTAAACTATTCTTCAGGTCAGTTTGATTTAGCGATCGCTACAGGATTTAGCCCCTACTTCCCATTAGAATATTGGCGGGAAGTATTGCTAGAAGTTAAACGGGTACTCAAACCAGGTGGACAGTTTGTTTTTGATTTCCTCAATCCCGAAAAACCTTTAGCAGAAGATTGGGCTGTTTTGGAAACTTATTTAGGTGCTGAAGCTTTTTTAGAACCCGTAACTGAGTGGGAAAAAACAATTAAAGCTGCTGGTGCAAAAGTAGTAACGCGACAATCAGGAGAATTATTCGAGTTATGCAAAGTGAGATTTTGA
- a CDS encoding ferredoxin:protochlorophyllide reductase (ATP-dependent) subunit N, with the protein MTVAQQPEALNFECETGNYHTFCPISCVAWLYQKIEDSFFLVIGTKTCGYFLQNAMGVMIFAEPRYAMAELEEGDISAQLNDYEELKRLCLQIKRDRNPSVIVWIGTCTTEIIKTDLEGLAPKLESEIGIPIVVARANGLDYAFTQGEDTVLAAMANRCPDQAPVSETDKNERNAIQKLLNFGKKKEDVVQEESEYVEHPPLVLFGSLPDPVVTQLTLELKKQGIKVSGWLPAKRFTELPVLEEGYYVAGVNPFLSRTATTLMRRRKCKLIGAPFPIGPDGTRAWIEKICSVFNITPKGLDEREAQIWQGLEDYVKLIRGKSVFFMGDNLLEISLARFLVRCGMTVQEIGIPYMDKRYQAAELALLEKTCQEMGSPLPKIIEKPDNYNQVQRIYELKPDLVITGMAHANPLEARGINTKWSVEFTFAQIHGFGNARDVLELVTRPLRRNNNLKDLGWDKLVREEAKI; encoded by the coding sequence ATGACTGTTGCTCAACAACCAGAAGCTTTAAACTTTGAGTGTGAAACTGGGAACTACCACACCTTTTGCCCCATTAGCTGCGTGGCGTGGTTATACCAAAAAATTGAAGATAGCTTCTTTTTGGTGATTGGAACTAAGACTTGTGGCTATTTTCTCCAAAATGCAATGGGGGTGATGATTTTCGCTGAACCCCGCTATGCAATGGCAGAGTTAGAAGAAGGGGATATTTCCGCCCAGCTCAATGATTACGAAGAGTTAAAGCGATTATGTTTGCAAATTAAGCGCGATCGCAACCCCAGTGTCATTGTCTGGATTGGCACTTGCACCACTGAAATTATTAAAACAGACTTAGAAGGCTTGGCACCAAAGCTAGAATCGGAAATCGGCATCCCCATTGTCGTTGCTCGCGCTAATGGTTTAGATTACGCTTTCACCCAAGGAGAGGACACCGTGTTAGCCGCTATGGCTAATCGTTGTCCTGATCAAGCTCCCGTATCAGAAACCGACAAGAACGAGCGTAACGCCATTCAGAAGCTGCTTAATTTCGGTAAAAAGAAAGAAGATGTTGTCCAAGAAGAATCAGAATATGTGGAACACCCGCCCTTGGTTCTCTTCGGCTCCCTTCCCGATCCCGTCGTCACCCAGTTAACCTTAGAACTGAAGAAGCAAGGAATTAAAGTTTCTGGCTGGCTACCTGCAAAACGCTTTACTGAACTACCAGTATTAGAAGAAGGGTATTATGTCGCTGGTGTCAACCCCTTCTTGAGCCGCACTGCTACCACCTTAATGCGTCGCCGCAAATGTAAATTGATTGGCGCACCCTTCCCTATCGGCCCTGATGGTACCCGCGCCTGGATTGAAAAAATCTGCTCTGTATTTAATATTACTCCCAAGGGTTTAGATGAACGGGAAGCGCAGATTTGGCAAGGCTTAGAAGATTACGTAAAACTAATTCGCGGTAAATCTGTATTCTTCATGGGTGATAATCTATTAGAAATCTCCCTAGCACGGTTCTTAGTACGCTGTGGAATGACAGTGCAAGAAATCGGTATTCCCTACATGGATAAACGTTACCAAGCTGCTGAGTTAGCGTTGCTAGAAAAGACTTGTCAAGAAATGGGTTCACCTTTACCGAAGATTATTGAGAAGCCAGATAATTACAACCAAGTGCAGCGAATTTATGAGCTAAAGCCTGATTTGGTCATTACTGGTATGGCTCATGCTAATCCATTAGAAGCACGCGGTATTAATACTAAATGGTCTGTAGAGTTCACTTTTGCTCAAATTCACGGCTTTGGAAATGCGCGTGATGTGCTGGAATTGGTAACTCGTCCGTTACGGCGAAATAACAACTTGAAAGATTTGGGTTGGGATAAGTTGGTGAGGGAAGAAGCGAAGATTTAG
- a CDS encoding DUF5331 domain-containing protein: MAFFHSFTDSIRQKWLQFFQANRDWITLHMEVESVYTPDGGKRPSSYLILGVVNALEPKLAQLMLPFSRLNPDADTLVAVLDLHFDPDIALGNRFVPQGESDYDQDNSSVTIDEETEDEPLTSFETNGTGTSASVAEVSVAGIAIADHLSEQPASINGLDDLSLSNGHNSSEPSSEEPSADEFGEISFESAAPSSEKLDEQMIDELNSPDENAFSDVLSDVWSEETALQKSEEDNDFLGEELPAGVFDESEIARLFPNA, encoded by the coding sequence ATGGCTTTCTTTCATAGCTTTACAGATTCAATCAGGCAGAAATGGTTGCAATTTTTCCAGGCGAATCGTGACTGGATTACCCTGCACATGGAAGTGGAATCAGTGTACACCCCAGACGGCGGGAAGCGACCATCTTCTTACCTCATCCTGGGCGTAGTCAACGCGCTCGAACCCAAACTAGCGCAGTTAATGTTGCCCTTTTCCAGACTAAATCCTGACGCAGATACTTTAGTTGCAGTTCTGGATTTACATTTTGACCCAGACATCGCTCTTGGTAATCGCTTTGTTCCCCAAGGGGAATCAGATTATGACCAAGATAATTCATCAGTTACCATTGACGAAGAAACCGAAGACGAGCCGTTGACAAGTTTCGAGACAAACGGTACAGGAACATCGGCAAGTGTAGCAGAAGTAAGCGTAGCAGGAATAGCGATCGCTGATCATCTGAGCGAACAGCCAGCCAGTATCAACGGGTTGGATGATCTTTCCTTATCTAACGGACACAACTCATCAGAACCATCATCAGAAGAACCTAGCGCAGACGAGTTTGGGGAAATTTCCTTCGAGTCCGCAGCCCCATCTTCAGAAAAACTTGATGAGCAGATGATTGATGAGTTGAATTCACCAGATGAAAATGCTTTTAGCGACGTCTTGTCAGATGTCTGGAGCGAAGAAACCGCACTGCAAAAAAGCGAAGAAGATAACGACTTTTTAGGGGAAGAACTACCAGCAGGCGTTTTTGACGAATCAGAAATTGCTCGTCTCTTCCCCAACGCTTAA
- the bchL gene encoding ferredoxin:protochlorophyllide reductase (ATP-dependent) iron-sulfur ATP-binding protein, which translates to MKLAVYGKGGIGKSTTSCNISVALAKRGKKVLQIGCDPKHDSTFTLTGFLIPTIIDTLQEKDYHYEDVWPEDVIYKGYGGVDCVEAGGPPAGAGCGGYVVGETVKLLKELNAFDEYDVILFDVLGDVVCGGFAAPLNYADYCLIVTDNGFDALFAANRIAASVREKSRTHPLRLAGLIGNRTSKRDLIEKYVEAVPMPVLEVLPLIEDIRVSRVKGKTLFEMAESEPALDYVCDYYLSIADQILARPEGVVPNDAPDRELFSLLSDFYLNPSKPQVRNPEEELDLMIV; encoded by the coding sequence GTGAAACTAGCAGTTTACGGAAAAGGTGGCATCGGCAAATCCACAACTAGCTGTAACATCTCCGTCGCCCTAGCCAAACGCGGCAAAAAAGTATTGCAAATTGGCTGCGACCCCAAACACGACAGCACCTTTACCCTCACCGGGTTTTTAATTCCCACAATTATCGACACCCTCCAAGAAAAGGACTACCACTACGAAGATGTCTGGCCAGAGGATGTAATTTATAAAGGCTATGGTGGCGTTGATTGCGTCGAAGCAGGCGGCCCCCCCGCTGGTGCCGGCTGCGGCGGCTACGTTGTCGGCGAAACCGTAAAATTACTGAAAGAACTCAACGCCTTCGACGAATACGACGTTATTCTCTTTGACGTTCTGGGCGACGTCGTTTGTGGTGGTTTCGCCGCCCCGCTCAACTACGCTGACTACTGCTTAATCGTGACTGACAACGGCTTTGATGCCTTATTTGCAGCTAATCGCATTGCTGCTTCCGTACGCGAGAAATCACGTACACATCCATTACGTCTAGCTGGTTTAATTGGCAACCGTACATCCAAACGCGACCTCATTGAAAAGTACGTAGAAGCCGTACCTATGCCAGTTCTGGAAGTACTGCCATTAATTGAAGACATCCGTGTTTCCCGCGTCAAGGGGAAAACATTGTTTGAAATGGCAGAGTCAGAGCCTGCTCTCGACTACGTTTGCGACTACTATCTCAGCATCGCTGACCAGATTTTGGCGCGTCCAGAAGGAGTAGTCCCCAACGACGCCCCAGATCGTGAATTGTTCTCTTTATTATCAGATTTTTATCTAAATCCGAGTAAACCCCAGGTACGGAATCCGGAAGAAGAACTAGACTTGATGATTGTATAA
- a CDS encoding TIGR02450 family Trp-rich protein, translating into MPKKQKFPYLVGSKWTAQKKVDGWRHFQVVNRKNQGKWVYAEMVAACDPQVRFWLNAKLLQDGYQWQAGWQTLQEIEQINQENAEKTEDFASSSAPS; encoded by the coding sequence ATGCCCAAAAAACAAAAATTCCCTTACCTAGTCGGTTCCAAATGGACAGCCCAGAAAAAAGTTGATGGTTGGCGACACTTCCAAGTCGTCAATCGCAAAAATCAGGGTAAATGGGTTTACGCAGAAATGGTAGCTGCTTGTGACCCGCAAGTCCGCTTTTGGCTCAACGCCAAATTATTACAAGACGGCTACCAATGGCAAGCTGGCTGGCAAACTTTGCAAGAAATCGAGCAAATTAACCAGGAAAATGCGGAAAAAACGGAAGATTTTGCTTCTTCATCTGCTCCAAGTTGA
- the purQ gene encoding phosphoribosylformylglycinamidine synthase subunit PurQ — translation MTKFGVVVFPGSNCDRDVAYVTRDLLSQPTRMVWHQDTDIDDLDVIVIPGGFSYGDYLRCGAIARFSPVMQQVIEHAQKGKFVFGICNGFQVLTEAGLLPGALTRNRDLHFICDRLPLQVERNNLPWTQAYTAGEIITMPIAHGEGRFYADPTTLAEIEDHGQVVFRYQGDNPNGSLNNIAGICNRPGNVLGMMPHPERASDSLLGNSDGLRLFQGLLEKVAAIA, via the coding sequence ATGACAAAATTTGGTGTTGTTGTTTTTCCAGGTTCTAATTGCGATCGCGATGTGGCTTATGTTACTAGAGACTTGCTCTCACAACCAACGCGCATGGTTTGGCATCAAGACACAGATATTGATGATTTGGATGTGATTGTCATCCCTGGTGGCTTTAGCTACGGGGATTATCTGCGTTGTGGGGCGATCGCTCGATTTTCGCCAGTAATGCAACAAGTAATTGAACATGCCCAAAAGGGTAAGTTTGTCTTCGGTATTTGCAACGGTTTTCAAGTATTAACTGAGGCAGGATTACTACCGGGAGCATTAACGCGAAATCGAGATTTGCATTTTATTTGCGATCGCCTCCCGCTGCAAGTCGAGCGGAACAATCTCCCTTGGACGCAAGCTTACACCGCTGGTGAAATTATCACCATGCCCATTGCCCACGGAGAAGGTCGATTCTACGCTGATCCTACCACTCTGGCAGAAATCGAAGACCACGGTCAAGTAGTCTTCCGTTATCAAGGGGACAATCCCAACGGTTCCCTCAACAACATTGCCGGCATTTGTAATCGCCCAGGTAATGTTTTAGGTATGATGCCACACCCTGAACGCGCCAGTGATTCATTGTTAGGCAATAGCGATGGATTGCGCCTATTTCAGGGATTATTAGAGAAAGTGGCAGCGATCGCTTAA
- the purS gene encoding phosphoribosylformylglycinamidine synthase subunit PurS, translating to MQTKYLAKIFVTLRPSVLDPAGVSVQSGLQQLGYNNVEQVRIGKYIELAITSSDEAKARQNLNDICDKMLANPVIENYRFDLIEVETQTGVF from the coding sequence GTGCAAACGAAGTATTTAGCCAAAATTTTTGTGACGCTTCGTCCCTCAGTCCTCGATCCTGCTGGCGTATCCGTACAATCTGGACTCCAGCAGCTAGGATACAACAATGTTGAGCAAGTGCGGATCGGTAAGTACATAGAACTAGCCATCACCTCATCTGATGAAGCTAAAGCCCGTCAAAATCTCAATGACATCTGCGACAAAATGTTAGCAAATCCAGTGATTGAAAACTATCGCTTCGATCTCATCGAAGTCGAAACACAAACGGGTGTTTTTTAA
- a CDS encoding Fur family transcriptional regulator, producing MRAIRTRSQERILNLLKTVKQGISAQDIYVELRNRNQSMGLATVYRSLEALKLEGMVQVRTLANGEALYSLAQQDKHHMTCLQCGVSIPINQCPVHDLEDQLQGTHKFKIFYHTLEFFGLCGQCQMNQAAEIGH from the coding sequence ATGAGAGCCATACGCACCCGCAGTCAAGAGCGAATTTTAAACCTGCTGAAAACCGTTAAGCAAGGGATTTCTGCCCAAGATATTTACGTTGAGTTACGTAACCGCAATCAAAGTATGGGTTTGGCAACAGTTTACCGCTCCCTTGAAGCCTTAAAATTAGAAGGGATGGTGCAGGTGCGGACTTTGGCAAATGGTGAAGCTCTTTATAGCTTGGCACAGCAGGACAAACACCACATGACTTGTTTACAATGTGGCGTCTCCATTCCCATCAATCAATGCCCTGTCCATGACCTAGAAGACCAGTTACAAGGCACTCATAAGTTTAAGATTTTTTACCACACTTTAGAATTTTTTGGGTTGTGCGGACAATGCCAGATGAACCAAGCGGCGGAGATTGGTCATTAG